One region of Qipengyuania gaetbuli genomic DNA includes:
- a CDS encoding DUF938 domain-containing protein — translation MGRSRTAGQLKRHAPATARNSAPLADVLARELPQTGLVLEIASGSGEHAVFMARRFPALEWQPSDVDTDALASIDAWSQEAGAGNIRQAIAIDATVPEWPVQHADAVVCVNMIHISPYAATEGLFAGAGKLLSKGQSLILYGPFIETGVGTAPSNLAFDADLKARNAAWGLREVEALDELAQLNGLVRTARHEMPANNLTLVYRKQ, via the coding sequence TTGGGAAGGTCGCGAACGGCAGGTCAACTGAAACGCCACGCGCCTGCCACCGCGCGCAATTCGGCACCGCTCGCCGATGTGCTGGCGCGCGAATTGCCGCAAACCGGTCTGGTGCTGGAAATCGCCAGTGGCTCGGGCGAGCACGCCGTATTCATGGCGCGGCGCTTTCCTGCGCTCGAATGGCAGCCCAGCGATGTCGACACCGATGCGCTCGCCTCGATCGATGCATGGTCGCAGGAAGCCGGGGCGGGAAACATCCGCCAGGCGATCGCCATCGATGCGACTGTGCCGGAATGGCCGGTCCAGCACGCTGATGCCGTTGTCTGCGTCAACATGATCCACATCAGCCCCTATGCGGCCACCGAAGGACTGTTCGCGGGAGCGGGAAAGCTTCTTTCGAAGGGACAGTCGCTCATTCTTTATGGCCCATTCATCGAGACAGGTGTCGGAACCGCCCCGTCGAACCTCGCCTTCGATGCCGATCTCAAGGCGCGGAATGCCGCATGGGGCTTGCGAGAGGTCGAGGCGCTTGATGAACTGGCCCAGTTGAACGGTCTGGTGCGGACCGCACGCCATGAAATGCCGGCGAACAACCTTACGCTCGTCTACCGCAAGCAATAA